A genomic region of Oryza glaberrima chromosome 1, OglaRS2, whole genome shotgun sequence contains the following coding sequences:
- the LOC127780689 gene encoding putative disease resistance protein RGA3 isoform X1 encodes MLLQLTMLSNMMYRGYYFLDNFRYRIVRPHAQDELGDRSLGMSPFSPFKRLCFSTRTRKIVSEVLERKELQKMLGHLETIISDMQEFVVFLSSYPRMGRQPYCSYLLLENCMFGRQAEQERVINFLLKPCRPGAEGCDVLPIIGPGRVGKSTLVEHVCRDERVRKYFSTIVFYSPDGIGGEYHALLTDTVVIKHQNPSSTEQSLLVIELSNDMDDETWRRILHRLRNHITPVSKIIITSRSKNIATFGTTEALQLDFLPKEAFWYFFKTIAFGSSNPEEEPKLAAVCMEIAVLMNGSFIGAHVIGGILRSNLSAQFWYTFLEYYRYFTGWYIHLQGEHQSDMFKKRSGLTYIWSYKNWSAVTATFHLYQISSANLNDLPVIRTSELLTRDIKLEGKFDALEWRSSVPPYYSYMAHHEVLARPPIIFPKRKRSRPI; translated from the coding sequence ATGCTGCTGCAACTTACGATGCTGAGCAATATGATGTACAGAGGCTACTACTTCCTTGATAATTTCAGGTACCGAATCGTTCGACCGCATGCTCAAGATGAGCTGGGTGATCGCTCTCTTGGCATGTCCCCTTTCAGTCCATTTAAGCGGTTGTGCTTCTCCACTAGAACACGGAAAATTGTATCTGAAGTTTTGGAGAGAAAAGAGCTGCAGAAGATGCTTGGTCACCTGGAAACCATTATTTCTGACATGCAGGAGTTTGTTGTGTTTCTAAGCAGCTACCCTCGTATGGGTCGCCAGCCTTACTGCAGCTACTTGTTGCTAGAAAATTGCATGTTTGGCCGCCAAGCAGAACAAGAGAGGGTAATCAACTTCTTGCTAAAACCATGCCGCCCTGGTGCAGAAGGCTGTGATGTGCTTCCGATAATTGGCCCAGGCAGGGTTGGGAAGAGCACTCTTGTAGAGCATGTCTGTCGCGATGAAAGGGTACGTAAATACTTCTCTACAATTGTTTTCTACAGCCCAGATGGTATTGGGGGTGAATACCATGCGCTTCTTACAGACACCGTTGTAATCAAACATCAAAATCCTTCATCGACTGAACAATCATTGCTTGTCATTGAACTTTCCAATGATATGGATGATGAAACATGGAGAAGGATACTGCACAGATTGAGAAACCACATAACACCTGTGAGTAAGATCATAATAACAAGTCGATCAAAGAACATAGCAACTTTTGGAACAACAGAAGCACTTCAACTAGATTTTCTCCCAAAAGAAGCATTTTGGTACTTCTTCAAGACAATTGCATTCGGGAGCTCAAATCCTGAAGAGGAGCCGAAACTAGCAGCCGTATGTATGGAGATCGCCGTCCTGATGAATGGATCGTTCATTGGAGCACACGTCATTGGTGGAATACTCAGGTCAAATCTTAGTGCTCAATTCTGGTACACCTTTCTTGAATACTATAGATATTTCACAGGCTGGTATATCCACCTCCAAGGTGAACATCAGAGCGACATGTTTAAGAAAAGAAGTGGACTTACTTACATTTGGTCGTATAAAAATTGGTCTGCTGTGACGGCGACATTCCATCTTTATCAAATAAGTTCTGCGAATCTGAATGATCTGCCCGTGATACGAACAAGCGAACTTCTTACTAGAGATATTAAGCTTGAAGGGAAATTTGATGCCCTAGAATGGCGATCTAGTGTACCTCCTTACTACAGCTACATGGCGCATCACGAGGTACTTGCACGACCGCCAATTATTTTTCCTAAGAGGAAGCGATCCCGGCCGATCTAA
- the LOC127780689 gene encoding putative disease resistance protein RGA3 isoform X2 codes for MSPFSPFKRLCFSTRTRKIVSEVLERKELQKMLGHLETIISDMQEFVVFLSSYPRMGRQPYCSYLLLENCMFGRQAEQERVINFLLKPCRPGAEGCDVLPIIGPGRVGKSTLVEHVCRDERVRKYFSTIVFYSPDGIGGEYHALLTDTVVIKHQNPSSTEQSLLVIELSNDMDDETWRRILHRLRNHITPVSKIIITSRSKNIATFGTTEALQLDFLPKEAFWYFFKTIAFGSSNPEEEPKLAAVCMEIAVLMNGSFIGAHVIGGILRSNLSAQFWYTFLEYYRYFTGWYIHLQGEHQSDMFKKRSGLTYIWSYKNWSAVTATFHLYQISSANLNDLPVIRTSELLTRDIKLEGKFDALEWRSSVPPYYSYMAHHEVLARPPIIFPKRKRSRPI; via the coding sequence ATGTCCCCTTTCAGTCCATTTAAGCGGTTGTGCTTCTCCACTAGAACACGGAAAATTGTATCTGAAGTTTTGGAGAGAAAAGAGCTGCAGAAGATGCTTGGTCACCTGGAAACCATTATTTCTGACATGCAGGAGTTTGTTGTGTTTCTAAGCAGCTACCCTCGTATGGGTCGCCAGCCTTACTGCAGCTACTTGTTGCTAGAAAATTGCATGTTTGGCCGCCAAGCAGAACAAGAGAGGGTAATCAACTTCTTGCTAAAACCATGCCGCCCTGGTGCAGAAGGCTGTGATGTGCTTCCGATAATTGGCCCAGGCAGGGTTGGGAAGAGCACTCTTGTAGAGCATGTCTGTCGCGATGAAAGGGTACGTAAATACTTCTCTACAATTGTTTTCTACAGCCCAGATGGTATTGGGGGTGAATACCATGCGCTTCTTACAGACACCGTTGTAATCAAACATCAAAATCCTTCATCGACTGAACAATCATTGCTTGTCATTGAACTTTCCAATGATATGGATGATGAAACATGGAGAAGGATACTGCACAGATTGAGAAACCACATAACACCTGTGAGTAAGATCATAATAACAAGTCGATCAAAGAACATAGCAACTTTTGGAACAACAGAAGCACTTCAACTAGATTTTCTCCCAAAAGAAGCATTTTGGTACTTCTTCAAGACAATTGCATTCGGGAGCTCAAATCCTGAAGAGGAGCCGAAACTAGCAGCCGTATGTATGGAGATCGCCGTCCTGATGAATGGATCGTTCATTGGAGCACACGTCATTGGTGGAATACTCAGGTCAAATCTTAGTGCTCAATTCTGGTACACCTTTCTTGAATACTATAGATATTTCACAGGCTGGTATATCCACCTCCAAGGTGAACATCAGAGCGACATGTTTAAGAAAAGAAGTGGACTTACTTACATTTGGTCGTATAAAAATTGGTCTGCTGTGACGGCGACATTCCATCTTTATCAAATAAGTTCTGCGAATCTGAATGATCTGCCCGTGATACGAACAAGCGAACTTCTTACTAGAGATATTAAGCTTGAAGGGAAATTTGATGCCCTAGAATGGCGATCTAGTGTACCTCCTTACTACAGCTACATGGCGCATCACGAGGTACTTGCACGACCGCCAATTATTTTTCCTAAGAGGAAGCGATCCCGGCCGATCTAA
- the LOC127780689 gene encoding disease resistance protein RGA2-like isoform X3: protein MDTFFSAVLGDLLGRSISFIVDSYYQQHQGVEENLQKLHHVLLRIQAIVEEASSRHITNQAMLLQLTMLSNMMYRGYYFLDNFRYRIVRPHAQDELGDRSLGMSPFSPFKRLCFSTRTRKIVSEVLERKELQKMLGHLETIISDMQEFVVFLSSYPRMGRQPYCSYLLLENCMFGRQAEQERVINFLLKPCRPGAEGCDVLPIIGPGRVGKSTLVEHVCRDERTPL from the exons ATGGATACCTTCTTTTCTGCAGTTCTTGGTGATCTTCTCGGCAGGTCCATATCCTTCATAGTTGACAGTTACTACCAGCAGCATCAGGGTGTGGAGGAGAATCTACAGAAGTTACACCATGTGCTGCTGCGGATCCAAGCCATCGTTGAGGAGGCATCAAGTAGGCACATCACAAATCAAGCTATGCTGCTGCAACTTACGATGCTGAGCAATATGATGTACAGAGGCTACTACTTCCTTGATAATTTCAGGTACCGAATCGTTCGACCGCATGCTCAAGATGAGCTGGGTGATCGCTCTCTTGGCATGTCCCCTTTCAGTCCATTTAAGCGGTTGTGCTTCTCCACTAGAACACGGAAAATTGTATCTGAAGTTTTGGAGAGAAAAGAGCTGCAGAAGATGCTTGGTCACCTGGAAACCATTATTTCTGACATGCAGGAGTTTGTTGTGTTTCTAAGCAGCTACCCTCGTATGGGTCGCCAGCCTTACTGCAGCTACTTGTTGCTAGAAAATTGCATGTTTGGCCGCCAAGCAGAACAAGAGAGGGTAATCAACTTCTTGCTAAAACCATGCCGCCCTGGTGCAGAAGGCTGTGATGTGCTTCCGATAATTGGCCCAGGCAGGGTTGGGAAGAGCACTCTTGTAGAGCATGTCTGTCGCGATGAAAGG ACACCGTTGTAA